In Anabaena sphaerica FACHB-251, a genomic segment contains:
- a CDS encoding CAP domain-containing protein: protein MLRNTISAIGAGFLVLVSATTAISAPSTFFVPNGSYKVTQNTLDTAAIETSVFNQINQYRASQNLPALTRNSSIDNQARIHSQNMASGKVAFSHDGFQARVTAIGIPFSKVAENVAYNQGSQDPATTAVQSWLRSSGHLANIQGNYNLTGIGVASNGRGEIYFTQIFLLSR, encoded by the coding sequence ATGTTGAGAAACACTATTTCCGCTATTGGTGCAGGTTTCTTGGTTTTAGTCAGTGCTACAACAGCTATTTCTGCTCCCAGTACATTTTTTGTACCCAATGGTAGCTACAAAGTCACACAAAATACCCTTGACACTGCTGCCATAGAAACCTCTGTTTTCAATCAAATTAATCAGTATCGCGCTTCCCAAAATTTACCCGCACTAACTCGTAATTCTAGTATTGATAATCAAGCTAGAATTCACAGTCAAAACATGGCTAGTGGTAAAGTTGCTTTTAGTCATGATGGATTTCAAGCACGAGTCACAGCGATTGGTATTCCTTTCAGCAAAGTAGCAGAAAATGTGGCCTACAACCAGGGATCTCAAGACCCCGCTACTACCGCTGTTCAAAGCTGGCTCAGGAGTTCAGGACATCTGGCCAACATTCAAGGTAATTATAACCTCACTGGGATTGGTGTAGCGAGTAATGGCAGAGGAGAAATTTATTTCACACAAATTTTTCTGCTCTCAAGATAG
- the trpB gene encoding tryptophan synthase subunit beta, whose amino-acid sequence MTTTPLTPNFPQTASVPDTLGRFGRFGGKYVPETLMPALAELETAYQQYRNDPSFQAELQGLLRDYVGRATPLYFAERLTAHYARPDGTGTQIYLKREDLNHTGAHKINNALGQVLLAKRMGKQRIIAETGAGQHGVATATVCARFGLQCIIYMGVHDMERQALNVFRMRLMGAEVRPVSAGTGTLKDATSEAIRDWVTNVESTHYILGSVAGPHPYPMMVRDFHAIIGEETRAQAMEKWGGLPDILMACVGGGSNAMGLFHEFVKEPSVRLIGVEAAGEGVNTGKHAATLTKGQVGVLHGAMSYLLQDEDGQVIEPHSISAGLDYPGVGPEHSYMKDNGRAEYYSVTDGEALEAFQRLSRLEGIIPALETSHAIAYLETLCPQLTGSPRIIINCSGRGDKDVQTAAKFLIQG is encoded by the coding sequence GTGACTACTACACCTCTTACCCCCAACTTCCCACAAACCGCTTCAGTACCCGATACACTAGGACGTTTTGGCCGCTTTGGTGGTAAATACGTTCCTGAAACTTTAATGCCAGCATTAGCTGAACTAGAAACAGCTTATCAGCAATACCGCAATGATCCTAGTTTCCAGGCAGAATTACAAGGTTTACTGCGTGATTACGTAGGACGTGCCACTCCTTTATACTTTGCCGAACGCCTCACAGCCCATTATGCCCGTCCAGATGGCACAGGGACGCAAATTTACTTAAAACGTGAAGACTTAAATCATACTGGCGCTCATAAAATTAATAATGCCCTTGGTCAAGTATTATTAGCCAAGCGCATGGGTAAACAGCGCATCATTGCCGAAACTGGTGCAGGACAACATGGCGTAGCGACAGCAACTGTTTGCGCTCGTTTTGGCTTGCAATGTATTATTTACATGGGTGTTCACGACATGGAACGCCAAGCTTTAAATGTGTTTAGAATGCGGCTGATGGGGGCAGAAGTTCGTCCTGTGTCGGCGGGTACGGGAACTCTCAAAGATGCCACTTCTGAAGCCATCCGCGACTGGGTGACAAATGTAGAAAGCACTCATTACATCCTGGGTTCTGTCGCTGGTCCCCATCCTTACCCGATGATGGTAAGGGATTTTCATGCTATTATCGGTGAAGAAACTCGCGCTCAAGCAATGGAAAAATGGGGCGGTTTACCTGATATTCTCATGGCTTGTGTGGGTGGTGGTTCCAATGCAATGGGATTATTTCACGAGTTTGTCAAAGAGCCATCTGTGCGGTTAATTGGTGTGGAAGCTGCTGGTGAAGGTGTGAATACTGGCAAACACGCGGCCACTCTCACAAAAGGACAAGTTGGTGTATTGCATGGAGCCATGAGTTATCTGTTACAAGATGAGGACGGACAAGTGATTGAGCCTCACTCAATTAGTGCAGGTTTAGATTATCCTGGTGTTGGTCCAGAACACAGCTACATGAAGGATAACGGCCGGGCTGAATATTATAGTGTGACAGATGGTGAGGCTTTAGAGGCATTTCAACGCTTATCTAGGCTAGAGGGAATTATACCAGCATTGGAAACATCTCATGCGATCGCCTATCTAGAAACTTTGTGTCCTCAACTCACTGGCAGTCCTCGTATCATTATTAACTGTTCTGGTAGAGGTGACAAGGATGTGCAAACAGCCGCTAAGTTCTTAATTCAGGGCTGA
- a CDS encoding Rpn family recombination-promoting nuclease/putative transposase: protein MKTDTIFYSLFQAFPSIFFELINQSPTEAVAYEFTSREVKQLAFRLDGLFLPTTKDAKKPFYIVEVQFQPDDDLYYRLFAEICLYLRQYKPPHPWQVVIIYPSRTIEREQNLQFGEILLLQRVKRIYLDELGESSLGVGVVKLVIETEDTAPELAKRLIAQANQQLNDATTKRDLINLIETIIVYKLPKKSREEIEAMLGLSELKQTKVYQEAVEEGKQEGKEEAKLEAIPRMIQFGLNVEQISQLLDLPLEIVQKAVQKSQQ from the coding sequence GTGAAAACAGATACAATTTTCTATAGCTTATTTCAAGCATTTCCTAGCATCTTCTTTGAATTAATTAACCAGTCTCCCACAGAAGCAGTTGCTTATGAATTTACATCCCGTGAAGTGAAACAACTGGCTTTTCGCTTAGATGGTTTATTTTTACCAACTACCAAAGATGCAAAAAAACCATTTTACATAGTTGAAGTTCAGTTCCAGCCAGATGATGATTTATATTATCGTCTATTTGCGGAAATTTGTCTGTATTTGCGACAGTACAAACCGCCTCATCCTTGGCAAGTTGTAATTATCTATCCTAGTCGTACCATAGAAAGAGAACAGAATTTACAATTTGGTGAAATCTTGCTTCTCCAGCGAGTTAAACGCATTTATTTAGATGAGTTAGGAGAGAGTTCCTTGGGGGTGGGAGTTGTTAAACTGGTAATTGAAACAGAAGACACTGCACCAGAATTAGCAAAACGCTTAATTGCACAAGCAAATCAACAACTAAATGATGCAACTACCAAACGGGATTTAATAAACTTAATTGAGACGATTATTGTCTACAAACTACCCAAAAAGAGCAGGGAGGAAATTGAAGCTATGTTAGGTTTAAGTGAGTTGAAACAAACCAAGGTTTATCAAGAAGCTGTAGAAGAAGGTAAGCAGGAAGGTAAAGAAGAAGCCAAGTTAGAAGCGATACCACGGATGATCCAATTTGGTTTAAATGTAGAGCAAATTAGCCAATTATTAGATTTACCTTTGGAAATAGTGCAGAAAGCTGTACAAAAATCTCAGCAATAG
- a CDS encoding Uma2 family endonuclease: MAFSLLFISKSTPSYDKIDKFRYYRSTHNFQEYIMIDQYSFAVEQYAKQTAGQWIFQEYEGEAAVLKLHSLDF, encoded by the coding sequence ATTGCCTTTTCCCTCCTATTCATATCAAAATCAACTCCAAGTTATGACAAAATTGATAAGTTTAGATATTATCGTTCAACTCATAATTTTCAAGAATATATAATGATTGACCAATATAGTTTTGCTGTAGAACAATATGCCAAACAAACAGCAGGACAATGGATTTTTCAAGAGTATGAAGGAGAAGCAGCAGTTTTAAAATTGCATTCTCTCGATTTTTAA